A genomic segment from Klebsiella africana encodes:
- a CDS encoding ParE family toxin-like protein, with protein MHSHLSVVCNAPLPVCKRALAALNCFARGQRNYTRVKPHAYLVIRIGLRWRLLSKNGGKQWRLMTHETYNQECRK; from the coding sequence ATGCATTCGCATTTATCTGTGGTTTGTAACGCGCCGTTGCCGGTTTGTAAGAGGGCGCTTGCCGCCCTGAATTGCTTTGCTCGTGGACAGCGTAATTACACCCGCGTCAAGCCACACGCCTATCTCGTGATCCGCATTGGCCTCCGTTGGCGTTTGCTCAGCAAAAACGGTGGTAAGCAGTGGCGACTGATGACCCATGAAACCTATAACCAGGAATGCCGCAAATGA
- a CDS encoding 3'-5' exonuclease, giving the protein MIDLINVSKKPSSHLCAIEAVFFEPSTGQIGKVFYSSIDIRKSESLKGRISISTAFDWMKKDSHWRAEVMSATEAEEDALCSLAAFIADNTCPRNAALFVWFKDAPEKLVSLRYAVDRLEVSGIFPEGTKYRCIRSLLDLAAATDYAPHARSALACYTLTDARYQAEQVCEIWQRLTSPHIGSL; this is encoded by the coding sequence ATGATCGATTTGATTAACGTTAGTAAGAAACCGTCATCACATCTGTGTGCCATTGAAGCTGTGTTTTTTGAACCCTCAACAGGGCAGATCGGAAAGGTTTTTTATTCTTCGATAGACATTCGTAAATCTGAAAGCTTGAAGGGCCGTATCAGCATTAGTACGGCATTCGATTGGATGAAAAAAGACTCTCACTGGCGCGCCGAAGTAATGAGCGCAACCGAAGCTGAAGAAGATGCACTTTGCAGCCTTGCTGCTTTCATCGCCGACAATACCTGTCCCCGGAACGCGGCGTTATTCGTATGGTTCAAAGATGCCCCGGAAAAACTGGTTTCACTTCGTTATGCCGTGGATCGCTTAGAGGTGTCAGGCATTTTCCCTGAAGGCACAAAATACCGCTGCATTCGTTCACTTCTCGACCTTGCTGCTGCCACAGACTATGCGCCTCATGCGAGAAGCGCCCTGGCATGTTACACGCTCACTGACGCGCGATATCAAGCGGAGCAAGTCTGCGAAATCTGGCAGCGCTTAACCTCCCCACACATTGGATCGCTGTGA
- a CDS encoding regulatory phage cox family protein, with amino-acid sequence MSKQLVSSTDAVPYQEFARLIGKTPAAVKGMIEKGKLPVIEMTDPQSTSGRAGEYWVYLPAWNNGMKLAYESRPKEIREGWLMWLGLGEPGR; translated from the coding sequence ATGAGCAAACAGCTTGTAAGTAGCACGGATGCTGTGCCTTATCAGGAGTTCGCCAGACTCATCGGGAAAACCCCTGCAGCGGTGAAGGGCATGATCGAAAAAGGGAAGCTTCCTGTAATCGAGATGACCGATCCCCAGTCAACTTCTGGCCGTGCGGGCGAGTACTGGGTTTACCTTCCAGCCTGGAACAACGGCATGAAACTGGCCTACGAAAGTCGTCCGAAGGAGATCAGGGAAGGGTGGTTGATGTGGCTTGGTCTCGGTGAGCCAGGTCGATAG
- a CDS encoding helix-turn-helix domain-containing protein — MSIPISEKLKLIRESERLNRRQFSELTGVIYSTLSGYEAGTKSASLEPIMKIFQHPRFVKYTLWFMTDQVSPEAGQIAPALAHFGQDLTTSQHSDQKTG; from the coding sequence ATGTCAATCCCTATTTCAGAGAAGTTGAAGCTTATCAGGGAGTCAGAACGGCTTAATCGTAGGCAATTCAGCGAGTTAACAGGAGTAATTTACAGCACACTTTCTGGCTATGAGGCTGGTACAAAAAGTGCGAGCCTTGAACCAATCATGAAAATCTTCCAACACCCTAGATTCGTGAAATACACACTGTGGTTTATGACCGATCAGGTTTCGCCTGAAGCCGGTCAAATCGCACCGGCCCTCGCACACTTTGGGCAAGACTTAACAACCTCGCAGCACTCAGACCAAAAGACTGGTTAA